Genomic segment of Mercurialis annua linkage group LG6, ddMerAnnu1.2, whole genome shotgun sequence:
TCCATCAGCAACAAATTGCAGGTCAAGAAGCCATTGTTGTACTTGGACAACTATCAACCGTGCATGCCAAGATGTCTCTATAATCCCGAGATATATTGAACGAATCGTAAACCTTTCCATCGCTGCTCTTCTTGTACTCGAACAGCAGATTCGAATGGTCAAAGGCTGTTAGTTTTACGAATCCATAGTCATGGTCTTTGTAGTAACTCCATGTGGTATTAATAGGGGTAAAGTCTGCAAGGCTTGCCCCTCCGCCACCTGCTACTACGTGTATTGTTCCGTTCAAAGGGCCCTTGTAGTTGTGTTTCTCTTTATTGGTGCAAACATTCTGTAGTAATAAAAGCAGAAACAAGAATATCAATCAACTAGCTACAAAAGTGTCAGAATGTAGTTTGATATCAAAGGTTTAGTTTACAAGGTTAACAATGGAAAATGGTCGAATGCTTGAAGAGGTTTTGAGCGCGAACCTGGTAAATGGGGCACGTTCTCTCATAATTATGAACATGGCCATATATGGCTATATCAACTTTATATTTCTGCCACAGTTTTTGAAGGCTCTCCCTTCCCATCGGTTCCTCAAATGACCCTTCATCTGCGTAAAAGGTGGCAGAGGAATAACCTAGTACCCGATGAGCGAGGAATATCAACCACGGCTGCTTTTGTCTATCTACAGTAGCAAAGCAATTCTCAATAAACTTATATTGTTCTGTTCCTTCCCTCCAATCGTGTTCTGTGTCGGCTATGCAGAATCGGAACATTCCATAATCAGTAGAGTACCTGATGTAAGAGAATCATGATAACAAATTCAGACTTCAAGAACTAAATTGAACAAGTTACATACTAAGTAAATCTTGGATTAGCACTATATGAAGAACACCAGTTACTATCAAATTGCATTTCATTATTTCAATGACTAAAGCTGAATATACACAAGCAATGAATGTGGAGTGAATGAACTGCAAACCAAAACATAAAATACAGTAATAGATTTTGGAAACAGAAAATAGTAAGACACTAGGAAAATTCAGAGGTCTGAACAAAGTAATCACTAATCATTATCAGCATTAATAAATCACATCATTTTTGggagatttgattatatataagAGATTATTATCAGCTAATTTCTGGTAAAATTTCCATACCAGAATTTTTCCCTGTTCTCAGCAGGGACATAGTACATTGTCTGAGCCACAACACCACATTCACCTCCAGAATCCGAGCCACCATAGAAGGATCCCGATCCGGGCCAATCGCGCTCATGGTTACCACTGAAATGTCATAGAATCAGATGTCCTATTGAGATGGAGTACATGATTAAATTATGCTCAAACAATGCTAAGTTATGACAAACCTTGCAATCATGTAAGGAACAGTTGATGCTATAGGCTCAACCTGTGCAGTAAATTGGTCCCACTGTGAAATGTATCCAGTTGCATAGCATATGTCTCCAATGTGGAAGACTATATCGATGTCTTTCAAGTCTTGAATAAGTTGATTGGTAGTGTTAAGGGCACCATGCTGAAAATTGTTATATACGTTGGACCCATCAACTTCGTCCTGCAATGCAAATATTAAAGCACTTCAAGAATTGCATCTACATTTGGCAAAGCTTGACAATCTGAAACTAAGAGAAGAAACATGCTCTCATTTGTACAGTGACACTGACATAGAATAGAAACTCTTTGAATAAAGACCATTAAGTTATGTCTATTTATATAGAAAAGATCAATGCTTCCAATTTTAACTCTAGCATCGGTATTCAAATGTTGTTCAAACCTTTCCCATGTCGCCAAAAATGACTACACGTTGCAGAGAATTTTGACCAGGATATGGAGATGCTCTAAACTGGTACTCTTGACTCCAGATATATGTACCATTGAGCAACTTATGTCCAAGCTTGTATGTATACCTGCAAAAATGGAGTTAATGAGTCTTCAGTGTGGGGCTAATCTAATATGCAGTTCAATAATCCAAGTAAACCAAGATGTTGCACTTGAATCTCAATCTTTGAAAGAAGAACCACATCTTTAACAAGACGCCAATGGATATCCCCTTCAGGGGTAATAGTTTAAAGCTAGTTTTCATAATTTCATACAAATGTATGAGAAATTCAACTTTGTGTCCTCGTGCACTTTCCCATACCCAGTACTACTACCTATGCCGCAATTGATCATCCCAAAAATGAATATTACAAGTCTCTCTCCATCTCTCTCTACTGCCCAAAGATATCAACACTGATAATAGACTTAGATGAAGGATAACTTACCGAACATTGGGCCATAACTCCTTTAAAAAGCTAGTGTGTATAAATCCAGGATCACGCCACCCCACTGTCCTTGCTGGTGCACCTACACACATGCATCTGGTAAGATCAGTAAGCGACATATgatgaaagaaataaaaaaactactTTGGGGTGTGCAAATAATATGGGAAATCAAATTTTAACAAGTTTATAGAAGAACAAATTATGatacaaataatataattcattaatcatattatcattAGAATTAAGGTACTAGCCAATCCAATCTGATGAAATTTAGACTGTTtgagtttttcttttcttttctcttatTGTTCTTTTAATGATAAAAGGAATAGTAACATTTCAAAGTGATAAAGGTTCCAGTTGATGTACTTTTCTCTCAACCATGTGGAGATTCATAACCAAAATagtaaatttacattttaagaTCGACCAATTATTAGCCAAGTCCTAGATTTACTAGCCATAATTGATCAACTTAACTTAAGGTAAATCAGATACCTACCGCACATGCTGTTACGGGTAAATGTCAGCGTTCCCGCTGGCGAACGCACACGATTGCCTCCTTTTGGACCCCATTCAACAAAAGGTTCTGCTACATTGATATCATAGCCACTTGTCCATGTTACAGTCATCTGAGTATAAAGATTGAAAACATATTATCTCCTTGAGAGATGAAGTTAGGTCCAAAATATAAGGGTAAGTCCACAAATgggtaaaataattaaaaaaaaggaagTTTTAGCTTCCAAAGAAAACTTGGAATGAAGAATTCATCAGCCGGAGCCATAGGtcaattataagaaaataacaataaatttaaatgtttcagaATTTTGATAATGCAGCAAAAGAATTcctcattttcttttaaaacatcACATGCCAGCTTCAAATAACAATAAGAAAAATTTGTCCTTACTTCATTCCATGTCTTTCCTTGTGCTAATCGAGGGTAAACAGGTGCATTGGGATCTGCAAAAGTAATTCTATCTGACAGAGCCACTACCTTTGGCTGTTATACAAGAATAAATGAACTGATCAAAGAGCTATACAGAAAACAAAGAACAGAAGCAAGAAGTAACCGTTCATAGATTACTTTCAATGTAAATCTGAAAACGTGATCAAGCGGCTGCTATctagttattaaaatataaatattgagATGAAAAAAAGAGAATGAACATACATTTGCAAAATCTCCAGAAAACAAAGCGAAAGAGAAGTCAGATCTCTGATTAATTAACTGAAGCCTTAGCGACCCTTTTCCCGTGTATCGGTACCCTTTGCTACTGTAGTTTGCATACTGAAACTGCAAGATTTATAGaattcatttgtacctttcACTCCCCTTCAAATCAATCAAGgagaaaataaataacaaaaagcaATGCACACGAACCTTGATAGGCGCCGAACATAAAAACGGAGGTGCAGCTCTTGTACTTGAGCTTTCTGGGGTGCAAGTGGAAGCACTGAAAAATGAAATTAGTATATCAAGCAACCATTTCTAATATAAGACTGCAGCCAAACTGcaaaatatgattaaaaaatGCAAAAGAATTTATATAAACCTGAAATTGGCAGGAGAAAATACTCCAATCCAATCAGCACTAGATGGATTTGGAGAAGCATACTCCAATTTAATCCACTCTGAATTTTCTCCCTAATtgaaaaaacaaacacaaattacaaaatgaatTAATAACTCAAAAACACCATCAAGTGATGATCATTATTTCAATTCAATCTAAAATACACATACTGCTAGTCCAAGAACTGAATGAGAGGCTTTAATATAAGCCTTGCTATTAAGAGAAAATTGTGTCTTATGAATAGCAATTCTTGAAAGGGGTTGAACTCCATGTGAATTTGCTTCTTGAATAATAACACCAAGAATTACCACAATTGCACATAACATCAATCTGAATCCTATCATCCCACCAAATTGCTCAAActgaaatcacaaaaaaaaacaccCTTAAATTAGCCAATCTATAAACAAACACCCTTAATAAAGCAAAAAGTATGACAAAAGAAAGATCAATCCTTTTACAAATTACAAGTCAAAATGACCCGAATTTAAGATAATAAACACAATAACCAAGAAAAGGGTATTGCCATTTATTAGAATAATACAGTTTTAAGAGAAGAAAAGCTCAAAGATTAAGCAGGAACTGACCACTGTGATTAGTGTGATGAGATGCTTACAGTAAGCAGAAGATGGATGATATTTATTTATGGGGATTAGGGAAGGGAGTGAATAAATAAGCACATTTTGGTCAACGAATAATTTAACCAATATAAGAATCTTCCTGTGAAGATGCTAACCATTGTCCGAAAATGGCGAGGAGAGAGTCAACTGCATAGAGCTTACTGGCCAGAGGAGATTTTATCGACTGAGGTGAGCTCTATAGAGGAGATTTTATAGACAATTATTTGTTTGAGGTTGGGGGACTTTAAAGGCATGGAATGTTAAAACTTAAAAGGAAAAAGTAGTACAACGATCATGATGCACATACCTTTGGATTATTATgtagtgatgatgatgatgatgatgtatatatttgtttttaatgcAGGATACGTTGGGCGAGGCGTCCTAGACGATTTAAAGGCGCTTTTAGAATTTctatatttagattaatttacaATCGTACATAGGGAAGTCAAAAGAGGTCATGACACGATAACACGATTCGTCTAACCCGTAAGTTTGGCGAATTTAGGTTAAGACTTAGCGGGTTCGTGTCGAAAACGTGTCAACCCGTTTATAACACGAAATAAATGGATCGTGTCACGGGTTGACTCGCGAACCCATCTAATCCACCTAAcctgtttataaattttattatttataataatataaaaataaaataattataattataaaaaatatataataaaactactaaattaattatattaatataaaaataaattaattatattaaaattttacaatttgaaaattaattgataaatttgaggttaaagttatatttatatgattgaaaaaaaaaaaattaaatgctaAGCAAGTCGTATTAGTCGTGTCGTGTTAGCCGCGTAATTGTGTTAATCGTGTTACCCATTTATCTTAACGtgttaatcgtgtcgtgtcgtgTCAATCGTTTAAAATTCGTGTCGTGTTAGGGTTTAGaattttgacacgattagttaaataGGTCGTGTTCGTGTTGACCCTAATCGTGTCAACAGAGTGGGTCGACACGACACAAATACGACCCGCTaacccattttgacacccctaaTCGTACAGGTAGGTCTCTTGCGGTAATTATAAATACAGTTTAATATGCAAGCTCACTTAAGTTAGAAGAGCGCTTCATTTTGCGTTTCAGAATTCGATAATATGTATATTTGTTAATCCTGCCAAGTCTATGAttgatatgaaaataatttattaaagttcGGATCAGATTTCAAGTTGAATTTTAATATCTTTGTGAATTTATAAATCTAATTGAGATTTGATTATTTGCTTACTTTATTCATCataaatagaaaattgagaaaaattgataaataccCATACGGTGCCCATTTAATCCAAAATTTACTGTTTGACCATTTCATGTTGATGCAATACTATTTGACCATTCCATGGTGACGCGACGACGGCAGCGGCACGAAGGAGGCTAGAAATGACGAAGATGGAAACTTTAATCTTTGCCTTGCATCTCTCTCGTCGTCATTGATTTTATCTAAGATGATATATCAGAAACTCCAGATCTTATAATTCTGTTTTTGTTAAAAGCAGTATTGTTGAAGTGAAGTTATCGttaaaatgaagaagaaaagttaaaatatgagATAGGTTGAACTTACATTATAATTTTGCATCAAAACTAGCCGAACAAGTCGAATTCAAAACGAAATACCACCAAATGATCTCAAAAACCGCAAAGTATAGAATTTTAAAACTtaagattttatatataaatcgAAAAATACCTTACTAATTGatgtaaaatgttttttttccaAAGTTAGAATCATTGATGAAGATTAAATTACAACAagtgaaagtcatataacaaaagTTATATATATGATCTTTCTAATTTTGAGATAGTAAATAATAAGCAACAATTCAAATACAAGctataaaaatcgaaaaaatagagaaaaatctAAACTTGAGTCTCGGAACTTAAACACAACGATTTCGTTGAGCGGGTATTAGATGATTCCTTTTACCGATTTGCCCGTCGATTCGCTTGATCCGTTGAAACCTACTATTTCCGATCTCCATCTTCATTTAGATCCTAAAAAGATAGATTCACAAACTCACCattttttagatctacaagaaTTTGAATCTAAAATTCAAACAAACACTAAATATTCTTGAggatctaaaaaatataaagaaatgaGGATATAAAAGACCTTATTATTTCTTCAAAGATGAACAAAATAAAGACCCAAaccaaaactaaaattttaacaagGATTAATTGAAAGAAATAGTAGAATAAATAATAAGTATTATGGgtggagagaagatgattttccggctagccggaaatatcatcttctcccaccctcAAAGGAGTGAAGAAGATGAAAGTTTTTCTAGAGATATTTCATTACctaattgggccacgtgtccagaTTTGAGAcgccggagtggcgatatcggaaagttttccaagaattttaaaataaataagttttagtaggtcagTTTCGGAAAAGATTATATGCGAGAAATCTAATAATAtgtttcagttctaaagttagaattggaattaaaaggaaaaatgttaagaaaagtcccaaaataaagttcagggactaaagtggcaatttagccaattacgccttaaggatgaaaattttaaattttgacggaaaaatataaatatcggaaattgtattatttattggatataaataatacgtataagtcataataaaagaattaattgatttagttatggactaaatcgttcaaaagaaaagtttaaaaaataagttgtaataaaaaaataaaggaagGATCAAAGTAAAACTTTTGCCAAATCATATAAGGAATGAAATATGAATCAGAGGAAGAGGTAGAAGCATCCAGAAGAGTGAGATAAAAACATCGATCGATTAAATTTCGCTGCCGTTtttccgttcgacgtccgattcgagcgattttcgcggcgatctcTTCGAAATTGAAAGATCTATCATCTTcgggcatcaaatcaaggtaagagatTGGTTTTTGGCATGGAAATGATGAATTGGTGGGCTGTTTTAAAGGGATTAGTGTATTAAGGTTatatttgacgtttttgaagttattttgTCGTTTTGATGAGAACGGAGAGATGAGTATTGTGTGTGAATGTGTGTAGCACGTTGGAATGGTCGCGGAACCCCGGAAAATCAGATTTctggggctgtgcacgtggtgcacgaccgtgcaccctccaaggtgcacgaacgtgcaccaagtgaagtgcacgaacgtgcacctgggttgcacgatcgtgcacccatcgaaatgcacgcccgtgcaccccgactcgCATCCACGTGTATATGAAACGTATTTGACCTAGATATTTTATGTTTCAAATGTTTGACGCTAAAAGACAATTTTTGGGCCCCGAGAATCATAAGTTtagagattagctcgacgttttcgaTAGTCAACGATAACGGAAAACGTTAAGAACGTTATACGATTCTCGAGTATGAGAAGcggtattcgctaagtcgtatATACGACTAAGGGTTATCAAGTAcgtaaataataataagaatgaactaaaccctagaacttaaaagtattatacatgcaaaatacgagattcacgtctaactatcaAACATTTCGTCACACGTGTCAGCAAGTAgtgaggtcagtagacgtgggctAGCGAGAGCATATTATCAtatcgaccacgtcattgagtggatagcggtcattgtgagttgcactttactttcgtgtattattgtttaaaattattttgatataatattatatatatactgtttatacgcatcacATTATGTATGAATTGCtgatatgttatatgtttcgaTTGAACTTTGTGCATAAGAACCTAGTATgcgatccaacgaaactagctacttattgggtgtcaataggctgtgtgatcaccagtaattgagtcagtctagtgtgtctgACTATGAGACATGATTTGATATTCatgcatgatatgattatgaaagctgagatatgaatatgatacgagcgagaactcggttaaagtaatctgagccctgtatctagtgggttggacccaccactttggaattaagagatatgtcgcgactgacgtagttgagtgtgaacactcccgggtcggaccatttggatcagtatgatttgaatattagtaaattgtgttatgtttcaggattttagtttcgaacggatcaattacttgttcatatgtatttttgtattatattgatttgaaatgcgatgctatgttttataataatactgttagtaaaatgcaagttcagtcagtattttcccaaatactgacccctcacatttgtTGTCTCATAGGTGCTTAGTgtctggacctagctagaggtcaAAGTTTTGAGACCcggaagtcagctgtgtatgtatagttccTCGACTTCCGTAGTGTTGCAGTAGTAGTACTGTGTCGACAGCGTCGTGGCctgacagcagtacattttggtTATGTGttttacttgctgtcttgtttatatatttttgatacgcTACATGCAATATGTTTTGTTCACAGCACCAGATGTCGGTGATAGGTTTGATATACTAGTATGTATATACTCCCGTGAGGCCAGTTTGTACGAGGTAcagtaactagagcccacgtgGATATCAGAATGTGTAATGTGAAtacttgtatatatatatatatatatatatatatatatatatatatatatatatatatatatatattatacgagaaatttttttggtatattcaggcttgctacgggttttggaggt
This window contains:
- the LOC126653817 gene encoding probable inactive purple acid phosphatase 1, with the protein product MIGFRLMLCAIVVILGVIIQEANSHGVQPLSRIAIHKTQFSLNSKAYIKASHSVLGLAGENSEWIKLEYASPNPSSADWIGVFSPANFSASTCTPESSSTRAAPPFLCSAPIKFQYANYSSKGYRYTGKGSLRLQLINQRSDFSFALFSGDFANPKVVALSDRITFADPNAPVYPRLAQGKTWNEMTVTWTSGYDINVAEPFVEWGPKGGNRVRSPAGTLTFTRNSMCGAPARTVGWRDPGFIHTSFLKELWPNVRYTYKLGHKLLNGTYIWSQEYQFRASPYPGQNSLQRVVIFGDMGKDEVDGSNVYNNFQHGALNTTNQLIQDLKDIDIVFHIGDICYATGYISQWDQFTAQVEPIASTVPYMIASGNHERDWPGSGSFYGGSDSGGECGVVAQTMYYVPAENREKFWYSTDYGMFRFCIADTEHDWREGTEQYKFIENCFATVDRQKQPWLIFLAHRVLGYSSATFYADEGSFEEPMGRESLQKLWQKYKVDIAIYGHVHNYERTCPIYQNVCTNKEKHNYKGPLNGTIHVVAGGGGASLADFTPINTTWSYYKDHDYGFVKLTAFDHSNLLFEYKKSSDGKVYDSFNISRDYRDILACTVDSCPSTTMAS